A single window of Nicotiana sylvestris chromosome 3, ASM39365v2, whole genome shotgun sequence DNA harbors:
- the LOC138887906 gene encoding uncharacterized protein has protein sequence MSSDPNTRKSDALYEFHQERGHIVEDCITLRLEVANLLHQGHLKELLSDKGRNTLARSRECLGPPKPPSPAHTISMIIGGSDEASINDIKFTPTHKLKRSITYKRYDGLEESIIFEESDTDGLTFPNNDALVISLRILDTDVKRSMVDDGSGACIIHPQVHVQMRL, from the coding sequence ATGAGTTCGGACCCAAACACAAGGAAATCTGATGCCCTCTACGAGTTCCACCAAGAACGTGGACACATAGTAGAAGATTGCATCACCCTGAGACTAGAGGTGGCAAACTTACTGCATCAAGGGCACCTCAAAGAACTACTTAGCGACAAAGGCAGGAACACATTAGCAAGGAGTCGAGAATGTCTAGGCCCGCCGAAGCCCCCTTCACCAGCTCATACCATTAGTATGATTATTGGTGGCAGCGACGAAGCCTCTATCAATGACATCAAATTCACCCCTACCCACAAGCTCAAAAGATCGATCACTTACAAACGGTATGACGgactcgaagaaagtatcataTTTGAAGAGTCAGACACCGACGGTTTGACTTTCCCTAATAATGATGCACTTGTCATTAGTTTACGAATATTAGATACTGATGTTAAAAGAAGTATGGTAGACGACGGAAGTGGAGCGTGCATTATCCATCCACAAGTCCACGTACAGATGAGACTCTAG